The sequence TCACTGAGTAATGCTGGGGGAGGCAGCTGAGGGAGTGCAAAGCAGCATCTTCATCTCCTCCTCgattttttcttccagtgcCAAAGACATGAAGCACCGTCTGGGCTTCTTGCTGCAGAAGTCAGACTCCTGTGACTACAGCTCTTCCCAGGGCAAGAAGGAGAAGATATCCTCAAGCCAGAGGTAAGAGCAGGTGCTGTTAGTTAATCCCAGACTGGCTGCAGCATGTtagagctgggctgtgtttctgctgctcccagtcctTCCTGCACACCTGTGCTTGGATCCAGTGTGGAAATAGCTCCCAGGTCCTGTCAGTCCTGTCAGCACACTTCAACTGCCACAAAGAATGCTGAACTAGCCACTTCTGTGGTTCAGTGTGGGTGTGTGCAGTGCTCATGGCCATTCTGGACACACTGCAGGATCAGCACCCCTGCCTCTTTGAGCAGGGTTTGTGcagtgccccacacagctgtagcacacacagcagcctggcagggcatCACTGCTCTCCCTGAGCTGCAAGGAGACACTGTTCTCTCCAAAGAGGGCTCCAAAAGCCAGGGTTTGCCTCCCATGTGTTCCCacattcctctttttctcatAGCTACTGTTCCCCTGACAGAGTAAAAGAATCAGCCCTTTGGAAGTCACTGATGAGACCTGCAAGAGTGATTCCAGGTCTGTGCTCCAGCAAGAGATGCAGCCAggcacaaaataaatatgaattCCACAGtcatttttccaggaaaattcaTTTCTAGCCCATGGCTGGTGATGAGGATTGCAAACCAAAATTTCTGTAGGTTAGATCTGGGATCCCTGGGGGTATCTGTAAAACAAGctgatatttcattttcagtctCTTGTGTGTGCTCTTACAAcaatcaggggaaaaaagattttctAGTGGTGCtgagaaacaaaccaaaattgTCCTTTGTGTACTCTCTTTAACCCAGCCCTGTgtttccctctgtccctccctaGGCTCAGCCAAGAGGAAGTCAGGAAATGGGCAGACTCCTTGGAAAATCTGATCCATCATGACAGTAAGTGCAGAGGGCTCCCACGCTGCCTGCAGGGcactgtgctgtgagcaggctgggaggggacaggggacagcccCTTGTGTCCCTGGGGCACTCAGGAGCTCCCCAGacccctggcagggctgggaaaggggctcttGCTCCCAGCCAAGGCAAGGGTCAATCCCAATGCAGAATAAGAGTGGTTTTTTGCTGAGCTCTCTCTTTTGTGAAGGCAGCTGGTTTGGCCCTTGTGCAAGAGGAGGGCAGCTGGGACACTCAGATAGGGGTGGGTTGACCCAGAACCAAAAAGTGGAGATTATTTGCAGCTGAGCCCATGGGAGACTTTGTCTTCCCACCAGCTGTGGGCTGCACTGATGTCCTTGAGGTTTGCATCACGTTGTTCCCATGGTCTGGGGCTCTGTGGAGCGTGCTGGCTGTCTCCTCCAGGCCTCCTGGGAGCACACCAGTGgtttgtgctgccctggcaggagctctgaAGGTCACAGAGGGGGACAGGCAGCTGGGTCCGCACGAGTGACATCCCCATGGGGTCAGCCTGAATTCCAGCAGGCggcagctgtccccagtgccagcccagggcagcgtccTGGAAAGGAGAGCCCACAGCCACTGTGTGCTGGCACCCAGGGACCAACACCCTTACCTGACCTGGCTCTCCTCTGGGCAATCCCTAGGAGGACTGGCTGCTTTCCGTGCTTTTCTCAAGTCTGAGTACAGTGAGGAAAACATCGAGTTCTGGGTCAGCTGCGAGGAGTACAAGAAAACCAAGTCACCAGCCAAGCTCAGCCCCAAGGCCAGGAAGATCTACGATGAGTTCATCTCAGTGCAGGCCACAAAAGAGGTACGTGGGCAAGGGCACCACCCTAaattctgcacagcagcacaggcaagcagagctcagcagtttCACAGGAGGGGAAGGCTTCTGCTTCTCTGCTAGTTAGCAAGGACAGGGTGGGTTTTTATTGATTTTGTATTAAACTTGGATAGAGAGATGGAGTGTGGCCATTCCAGAGAAGCCAAGAGCACTGTGATTCCCaatgctccagctgctcccatgcAGTTTGAGTTTCCAGATTGAAGTGTGTCAGTCTCCCCTGagagctctcctggcagcagggatgcatTGGTATCCCTGGTATCAAATGGCCATTTCAGACACTTGTGTTAGGGAGACACTTGGATTTTCCCTTTCCTATGCCCCTTCTGGGACAGGCTCCTCTCACACTGTGCCTTTGGCCCCCAGGTGAACTTGGATTCATGCACAAGGGAGAAGACAAGCCACAACATGCTGGAGCCCACACTGTCCTGCTTTGATGAGGCTCAGAGGAAAATATTCACCCTCATGGAGAAGGATTCCTACCGCCGCTTCCTCAAGTCCCCGTACTACCTGGACTTGGTCAGCCcgcctgctgctggctgtgggccCGAAAACTGCAAAAGGAACCACACCCACAGCTTAGACTGCAACTCCAACATCATCTCCCAGTGtgcctgagcctgcagcacggcggggccgggctcagAATGCTCGGCAGCAAAAGCACCCATTGGCATGAAGCAACAGAGCTGTCTCCAGTAGCTGTCTAATGTCCCACTCGTGTCCCATGTCATGCAACAGCCAGCATTTGTAACCCCATCCGGGCTCAGTGTGTGCAGCAAACCTCCTCTGATGGgtcagggcaggagctgggggctgtgtccagcaggaactgggggctgtgtccagcaggagctgagactagtgtccagcaggagctgggggctgtgtcTGGCACAGGATATAGGGACAGGAGtgtccagcaggagctgagagcagTGTCCACCAGGAACTGGGGGCAGGAGtgtccagcaggagctggggacaggagctgggaacaggagtgtccagcaggagctgggggctctGTCCAGCAGGAGTTGGGGGCAGTGTCCACCAGGAACTGGGGACTGTGTCCAGTAGGAGCTGGGGGCagtggctgtgtgtgccaggctctgccagccctgtgagcccaggagctgctgtgccagcccaggagctgctgtgccagccctggctctgcccaggagGGACCAGGCTGGCGAGGTCACCCTGTGACACCCAGCAAggtgcagggcagagaggaAGCCGAGGTTTGTGGTCTCCCCTTGCTGATCTGCAGAGGTTTAGTGAGAAGGGCTGGCTCTGGTCCTTAGCTGTCCACAGCTCCCCAATGTCCAGGCTGTCAGCAGTGTTTGCccagagctcaggctgtgctgcattGCAGTAtcagagctcctgctctctcctgaaGGGAGAACAGAGC is a genomic window of Oenanthe melanoleuca isolate GR-GAL-2019-014 chromosome 8, OMel1.0, whole genome shotgun sequence containing:
- the RGS4 gene encoding regulator of G-protein signaling 4 isoform X1, giving the protein MCKGLAALPATCLKSAKDMKHRLGFLLQKSDSCDYSSSQGKKEKISSSQRLSQEEVRKWADSLENLIHHDRGLAAFRAFLKSEYSEENIEFWVSCEEYKKTKSPAKLSPKARKIYDEFISVQATKEVNLDSCTREKTSHNMLEPTLSCFDEAQRKIFTLMEKDSYRRFLKSPYYLDLVSPPAAGCGPENCKRNHTHSLDCNSNIISQCA
- the RGS4 gene encoding regulator of G-protein signaling 4 isoform X2 → MKHRLGFLLQKSDSCDYSSSQGKKEKISSSQRLSQEEVRKWADSLENLIHHDRGLAAFRAFLKSEYSEENIEFWVSCEEYKKTKSPAKLSPKARKIYDEFISVQATKEVNLDSCTREKTSHNMLEPTLSCFDEAQRKIFTLMEKDSYRRFLKSPYYLDLVSPPAAGCGPENCKRNHTHSLDCNSNIISQCA
- the RGS4 gene encoding regulator of G-protein signaling 4 isoform X3, translating into MCKGLAALPATCLKSAKDMKHRLGFLLQKSDSCDYSSSQGKKEKISSSQRLSQEEVRKWADSLENLIHHDSELGFMHKGEDKPQHAGAHTVLL